A genome region from Bufo gargarizans isolate SCDJY-AF-19 chromosome 2, ASM1485885v1, whole genome shotgun sequence includes the following:
- the MEIG1 gene encoding meiosis expressed gene 1 protein homolog isoform X1 gives MLATPINLGQSFLASSSEAARQLSLGDRRSVTAADRCFWRFDETEYSHNLSAMSNEESGAFNSEVKPKSMTRAKQWTDEIENLYRFQTAGYRDEVEYRHIKQVAMVDRWPDTGFVKKLQRKDNTFYYYNKSRECEDKEVHKVKVYIY, from the exons ATGTTAGCCACGCCCATAAACTTAGGGCAATCATTTTTGGCCTCATCTTCTGAAGCTGCGCGTCAGTTGTCGCTAGGAGACCGGAGATCTGTAACTGCTGCTGATCGGTGCTTTTGG AGATTTGACGAGACTGAATACAGCCACAACCTCTCAGCAATGTCTAATGAAGAATCTGGTGCCTTCAACTCTGAAGTTAAACCAAAATCAATGACTCGTGCAAAGCAATGGACAGATGAGATAGAAAACCTGTACAGATTCCAAACCGCTGGCTACAGAGATGAAGTGGAATACAGGCATATAAAGCAAGTGGCTATG GTGGATCGCTGGCCAGACACCGGATTTGTGAAAAAGTTGCAGAGGAAagacaatacattttattactaCAACAAGAGCAGAGAATGTGAAGACAAAGAAGTCCATAAAGTAAAAGTGTATATCTACTAA
- the MEIG1 gene encoding meiosis expressed gene 1 protein homolog isoform X2 encodes MSNEESGAFNSEVKPKSMTRAKQWTDEIENLYRFQTAGYRDEVEYRHIKQVAMVDRWPDTGFVKKLQRKDNTFYYYNKSRECEDKEVHKVKVYIY; translated from the exons ATGTCTAATGAAGAATCTGGTGCCTTCAACTCTGAAGTTAAACCAAAATCAATGACTCGTGCAAAGCAATGGACAGATGAGATAGAAAACCTGTACAGATTCCAAACCGCTGGCTACAGAGATGAAGTGGAATACAGGCATATAAAGCAAGTGGCTATG GTGGATCGCTGGCCAGACACCGGATTTGTGAAAAAGTTGCAGAGGAAagacaatacattttattactaCAACAAGAGCAGAGAATGTGAAGACAAAGAAGTCCATAAAGTAAAAGTGTATATCTACTAA